The Mycolicibacterium hassiacum DSM 44199 genome includes a window with the following:
- a CDS encoding TetR/AcrR family transcriptional regulator yields the protein MGRRPVTPKQAGRAFDDGTRRTEILQTAALLIATSGLRTSLQEIADAAGILPGSLYHHFESKEAILIELLRLYHEDLDRIAAQALDRLDEPTSQSAFDRIVDLGSAIGQCAVTHRAALQMSFYEAPTSNPELAELAQRRPTAILEAMVQTLRAARWSGYLRADVDLPVLADRIVQTMLQVGLDVIRHTAGADKAATLLCRILLEGLASAPPADEELDRSAAFRAADEAVRSWTDDSAADPGDKAAYVRAVARAEFGRKGYEVTTIRDIAAAAGLGTGTVYRLIGSKDQLLASIMQSFGEKIALGWTNVLRSDSSPVEKLDAISWVHTNALDRFGDEFRIQLAWMRQSPPDTPNPGWLFAKRVRQIRTLLGEGIKSGAIRIDSPSNELLARCVIGVSWFPENLVHQLGTRRSLIFVRDTLLRGVINRDS from the coding sequence GTGGGGCGTCGTCCCGTGACGCCGAAGCAGGCCGGCCGCGCATTCGACGACGGCACGCGGCGGACCGAGATCCTGCAGACGGCCGCGCTGTTGATCGCCACCTCGGGGCTGCGCACCTCGCTGCAGGAGATCGCCGACGCCGCAGGGATTCTGCCGGGCAGCCTGTATCACCACTTCGAATCCAAAGAGGCGATCCTCATCGAGTTGCTGCGCCTCTACCACGAGGATCTGGACCGCATCGCCGCGCAGGCCCTGGACCGACTCGACGAACCGACGTCGCAGTCGGCGTTCGACCGCATCGTCGACCTCGGTTCGGCGATCGGCCAGTGCGCCGTGACCCACCGGGCGGCGCTGCAGATGAGCTTCTACGAGGCGCCGACCTCCAATCCCGAACTGGCCGAGCTGGCCCAGCGCCGGCCCACCGCGATCCTCGAGGCGATGGTGCAGACCCTGCGCGCCGCCCGCTGGAGCGGATACCTGCGCGCGGACGTCGACCTGCCGGTGCTGGCCGACCGCATCGTGCAGACCATGCTGCAGGTCGGGCTCGACGTGATCCGCCACACCGCAGGCGCCGACAAGGCCGCGACCCTGCTGTGCCGGATCCTGTTGGAGGGCCTGGCCTCGGCTCCCCCGGCCGACGAGGAGTTGGACCGCTCCGCGGCCTTCCGGGCGGCCGACGAGGCGGTGCGGTCCTGGACCGACGACAGCGCGGCCGATCCCGGGGACAAGGCCGCCTACGTGCGGGCGGTGGCCCGGGCGGAGTTCGGGCGCAAAGGGTACGAGGTCACCACCATCCGCGACATCGCGGCTGCTGCGGGGCTGGGCACCGGCACCGTCTACCGGCTGATCGGCTCGAAGGACCAACTGCTGGCGTCGATCATGCAGTCCTTCGGGGAGAAGATCGCGCTGGGCTGGACCAACGTGCTGCGATCCGACTCCTCCCCGGTCGAGAAGCTCGACGCGATCTCCTGGGTGCACACCAATGCCCTCGACCGGTTCGGCGACGAGTTCCGCATTCAGCTGGCCTGGATGCGGCAATCCCCGCCGGACACGCCGAATCCCGGCTGGCTGTTCGCCAAGCGAGTACGCCAGATCAGAACGCTGTTGGGCGAGGGCATCAAGTCCGGCGCGATCCGGATCGACAGCCCGTCCAATGAGCTGCTGGCGCGGTGTGTGATCGGTGTCAGCTGGTTCCCGGAGAACCTCGTTCACCAGCTCGGCACCCGCCGGTCGCTGATCTTCGTCCGCGACACCCTGCTGCGCG
- a CDS encoding cytochrome P450 codes for MTEQLDESVKEAQARFDAGMGAVGDASPYPLLKELRAKAPVRPGWPEMGIWENPDDGPRMFTAYSFDAVKAVFTDNKTFSTRCYEAIVRPLQGPTILEMQEPEHQVYRRLHEYAFARSSMSRWEAELVRPLVQRTVRRLREAKSADLVEQVFMPIPVRVIAALLGLPESDISEFHRLAIDLLGFHADMDTAMAASAKLKEYFRTIVDDRRRNPRDDMVSRLAHAEIDGVRMTDEQVIGFMRNLLPAGAETTARSTASLAFGLLTHTDQLAAVIADRELLPQAIEEGIRWETPLLNFMRETTRDIEFYGHHIPAGSTVSVNLGSANHDETRWNDPDRFDIFRERKPHIGFGHGAHVCLGMHLARMESTVIFNTLFDELPGLRLDSDAPAPCIAGMYFRSPPHLKVVWD; via the coding sequence ATGACCGAGCAGCTCGACGAGAGTGTCAAGGAGGCGCAGGCCCGGTTCGACGCGGGGATGGGGGCGGTCGGTGATGCCTCGCCGTACCCGCTGCTCAAGGAGTTGCGTGCCAAGGCGCCGGTGCGCCCGGGCTGGCCCGAGATGGGGATCTGGGAGAATCCCGACGACGGGCCCCGGATGTTCACCGCGTACTCCTTCGACGCGGTCAAGGCCGTCTTCACCGACAACAAGACGTTCAGCACCCGCTGCTACGAGGCGATCGTGCGGCCGCTGCAGGGCCCCACGATCCTGGAGATGCAGGAACCCGAACACCAGGTCTACCGCCGGCTGCACGAGTACGCGTTCGCGCGGTCGTCGATGAGCCGATGGGAAGCCGAGCTGGTCCGCCCGTTAGTGCAGCGCACGGTGCGGCGGCTGCGCGAGGCCAAGAGCGCCGACCTGGTCGAGCAGGTGTTCATGCCGATCCCGGTGCGAGTAATCGCCGCCCTGCTCGGGCTGCCGGAATCCGACATCTCCGAATTCCACCGGCTGGCGATCGATCTGCTGGGTTTTCACGCCGACATGGACACCGCGATGGCCGCGTCGGCCAAGCTGAAGGAGTACTTCCGGACAATCGTCGACGACCGGCGGCGCAACCCCCGCGACGACATGGTCAGCCGGCTCGCACACGCGGAGATCGACGGGGTACGGATGACGGACGAGCAGGTCATCGGGTTCATGCGCAATCTGCTGCCCGCCGGTGCCGAGACCACGGCGCGGTCCACCGCCAGCCTGGCGTTCGGTCTGCTGACCCACACGGATCAGCTGGCGGCGGTGATCGCCGACCGCGAGCTGCTGCCACAGGCCATCGAGGAGGGCATCCGCTGGGAGACACCGCTGTTGAACTTCATGCGGGAGACCACCCGTGACATCGAGTTCTACGGCCACCACATTCCCGCGGGCTCGACCGTATCGGTCAACCTGGGCAGCGCCAACCATGACGAAACCCGGTGGAACGACCCGGACCGGTTCGACATCTTCCGGGAGCGTAAGCCGCATATCGGCTTCGGTCACGGCGCGCACGTCTGTCTCGGCATGCACCTGGCGCGGATGGAGAGCACCGTCATCTTCAACACGCTGTTCGATGAACTGCCGGGCCTGCGCCTGGATTCCGACGCGCCGGCACCCTGCATCGCGGGCATGTACTTCCGCTCACCGCCGCACCTGAAGGTGGTGTGGGACTGA
- a CDS encoding ABC transporter substrate-binding protein: MSYESTAEPIKIGYLMDFKLPELYPREMKEDLSNPFELVFGEAVEQGLIDRPIQIVYREVEGLPKGSVKAVIDAYAELVDEGCLAVFGPHITDNCVPTREAIEERFRVPALSVTGSDDWLGEWTFAFPQGSLTDEPIFWADLLAKGGHTEVGVLAEQSLIGETYLRNFQKACRRKGIRIVAEAAIAQTAQDVTTAVRTLHEAKAQAIVHCGFGFGIVFVNPALEELNWDPPRFTSTAFQNAWINPIMWNAFMGWVGIDQYDEHNQVGQRFLDKYQQRFGRRPQYCVPVVNRDVATALLWACMDAHPLSPRGIKEALERVKMMPAAAGAPGTRVSFGNWTRRAWMGAGYLVARRLDPDGVNSHLVDRFGEE, from the coding sequence ATGTCGTACGAAAGCACCGCAGAGCCGATCAAGATCGGCTATCTGATGGACTTCAAACTCCCGGAGCTGTATCCGCGGGAGATGAAGGAGGATCTGTCCAACCCGTTCGAGTTGGTCTTCGGCGAGGCCGTGGAGCAGGGGCTGATCGACCGGCCGATCCAGATCGTCTACCGCGAGGTGGAAGGTCTGCCGAAGGGGTCGGTCAAGGCGGTGATCGACGCCTACGCCGAACTCGTCGACGAGGGCTGTCTGGCGGTGTTCGGACCGCACATCACCGACAACTGCGTGCCGACCCGAGAGGCCATCGAGGAACGTTTCCGGGTGCCGGCGCTGTCGGTGACCGGCAGCGACGACTGGCTGGGCGAGTGGACCTTCGCCTTCCCGCAGGGCTCGTTGACCGACGAACCGATCTTCTGGGCCGATCTGCTGGCCAAGGGCGGCCACACCGAGGTCGGTGTGCTCGCCGAACAGTCGCTGATCGGCGAGACCTACCTGCGGAACTTCCAGAAAGCATGTCGCCGCAAGGGGATTCGCATTGTCGCGGAGGCCGCGATCGCGCAGACCGCCCAGGACGTCACCACCGCGGTGCGCACCCTGCATGAGGCCAAGGCGCAGGCGATCGTGCACTGCGGTTTCGGGTTCGGCATCGTGTTCGTCAACCCGGCGCTGGAGGAGCTCAACTGGGACCCGCCGCGATTCACCAGTACCGCGTTTCAGAACGCCTGGATCAACCCGATCATGTGGAACGCGTTCATGGGCTGGGTCGGCATCGATCAGTACGACGAACACAACCAGGTCGGTCAGCGATTCCTGGACAAGTACCAGCAGAGGTTCGGGCGCCGACCGCAGTACTGCGTGCCGGTGGTCAACCGCGATGTGGCCACCGCGCTGCTGTGGGCGTGCATGGACGCCCATCCGCTCAGCCCGCGCGGTATCAAGGAGGCGTTGGAGCGGGTGAAGATGATGCCCGCCGCGGCGGGCGCACCCGGAACCCGGGTGTCGTTCGGCAACTGGACCCGTCGCGCCTGGATGGGCGCCGGCTATCTGGTCGCGCGTCGCCTCGATCCCGACGGCGTCAACTCTCATCTGGTCGACCGTTTCGGTGAGGAGTGA
- a CDS encoding CbbQ/NirQ/NorQ/GpvN family protein, whose translation MSVQPPRPFYVPVGNEEQVFKAAYRQGLSIVLKGPTGCGKTRFVEAMAHDLGRPLITVSCHDDLTTADLVGRFLLRGGETEWVDGPLTRAVREGAICYLDEVVEARQDTTVVLHPLADHRRQLPIERLGITLDAAPGFCLVVSYNPGYQSVLKDLKDSTRQRMVAIEFGFPTPDVEEKIVATEAGIGPDRAAELVRLGQAIRRLETGGLREVASTRVLIAAGRLIAEGLSPRDAARAAIAGPLTDDSTVTRGLIEMIDAYLSGSDD comes from the coding sequence ATGTCGGTGCAGCCGCCGCGCCCGTTCTACGTGCCCGTAGGCAACGAGGAACAGGTGTTCAAAGCCGCCTACCGGCAGGGATTGTCGATCGTCCTCAAGGGCCCGACCGGCTGCGGCAAGACCCGGTTCGTCGAGGCGATGGCGCACGATCTGGGCCGCCCGCTGATCACCGTGTCGTGTCACGACGACCTGACCACCGCGGACCTGGTGGGCCGATTCCTGTTGCGCGGTGGCGAGACCGAATGGGTGGACGGGCCGCTGACCCGCGCGGTGCGCGAAGGCGCGATCTGCTACCTCGACGAGGTCGTCGAGGCGCGCCAGGACACCACGGTGGTGTTGCACCCGCTCGCCGACCACCGCCGCCAGCTGCCGATCGAGCGGCTCGGCATCACGCTGGACGCGGCGCCGGGGTTCTGCCTCGTGGTGTCCTACAACCCCGGCTATCAGAGCGTGCTCAAGGACCTCAAGGACTCCACCCGCCAGCGCATGGTGGCCATCGAATTCGGTTTCCCCACCCCGGACGTGGAGGAGAAGATCGTGGCCACCGAGGCCGGCATCGGTCCCGACCGGGCGGCGGAGCTGGTCCGGCTGGGCCAGGCGATCCGCCGGCTGGAGACCGGGGGTCTGCGGGAGGTGGCGTCGACGCGGGTGCTGATCGCCGCGGGGCGGCTCATCGCCGAGGGGTTGAGTCCCCGTGATGCGGCCCGCGCCGCGATCGCCGGGCCGCTGACCGACGACTCGACGGTGACGCGCGGCCTGATCGAGATGATCGACGCGTACCTGTCCGGCTCGGACGATTGA
- a CDS encoding nitric oxide reductase activation protein NorD has product MHNATAGDRDDGPHPLVLLASALAGREVAIVAGPPGEPAWTDGSRIYLDAAQDATAQLAAVAVQASLLAAGSLEPPIVRQLLRRPGLARRYLSLEGRRALRANDDLLPWSVRPLADADTPAELSDLLARLDSPADALDAAVSRAIPDPPASFGAIRARQLLSRHAAAAGADARQVHTPRREARKELEELDDAAGGEDVPDPFTSPVGGGGFAGKWLQRMMTRIRRLGDGGTPGADTPTHRTRRGTRGAGAVTSVTSGPAGIADDRESAGRGRKYPEWDAHRSRYRPDWCTVHEIEPPADDAKPLPRPDVHSLRRPLTRLGIGLDRCHRQTQGDDLDVDAAVEARVELLAGSAPDEAVYVDNLRRRRDLAVLVLLDVSGSAGEPGTVSGNVHEQQRAAAAALVVALHELGDRVGLYAFRSQGRANVDLIPVKRFDDRLDVAVMRRLAALRPGAYSRLGAAIRHGTAVMTEQAGTSRRLLVVLSDGLAYDHDYERSYGAADARRALAEARRRGIGCLCLTIGAATDSGELRRVFGSAAHASIPKPTRLGDVIGPLFKAALRSADLRRRVA; this is encoded by the coding sequence GTGCACAACGCGACGGCCGGCGATCGCGACGACGGTCCGCATCCGCTGGTGCTGTTGGCTTCGGCGCTGGCCGGCCGCGAAGTCGCGATCGTCGCGGGCCCGCCCGGGGAACCGGCCTGGACCGACGGTTCTCGTATCTACCTGGACGCGGCACAGGACGCCACCGCCCAACTCGCGGCGGTGGCGGTACAGGCCTCGCTGTTGGCGGCCGGGAGCCTGGAGCCGCCGATCGTACGGCAGTTGCTGCGCCGTCCCGGTCTGGCACGTCGTTACCTGTCCCTGGAGGGTAGGCGGGCGCTGCGCGCCAACGACGACCTCCTGCCGTGGTCGGTGCGGCCGCTGGCCGACGCGGACACACCGGCGGAGTTGTCGGATCTGCTCGCCCGGCTGGACTCGCCGGCCGATGCGCTGGACGCAGCGGTCTCGCGCGCGATTCCCGATCCGCCGGCGAGCTTCGGCGCCATCCGGGCGCGACAGCTGCTGAGCAGGCACGCCGCTGCCGCGGGTGCCGACGCGCGGCAGGTCCACACACCGCGGCGGGAGGCGCGAAAGGAACTCGAGGAGCTCGACGACGCCGCCGGGGGCGAGGACGTTCCGGACCCGTTCACCAGTCCGGTCGGCGGCGGTGGGTTCGCCGGTAAATGGTTGCAGCGCATGATGACCCGAATCCGCCGACTCGGCGACGGGGGGACACCGGGGGCCGACACCCCGACGCATCGAACCCGCCGGGGAACGCGCGGTGCGGGCGCGGTGACCTCGGTGACCAGCGGACCGGCCGGGATCGCCGACGACCGGGAGTCGGCCGGCCGTGGCCGCAAGTACCCGGAGTGGGACGCACACCGGAGCCGCTACCGCCCCGACTGGTGCACGGTGCACGAGATCGAACCACCGGCCGACGACGCGAAGCCGTTGCCCCGGCCGGACGTGCACTCCCTGCGCCGGCCACTGACCCGGCTGGGAATCGGGCTGGACCGGTGCCACCGGCAGACCCAGGGCGACGATCTCGACGTCGACGCCGCGGTCGAGGCGCGAGTCGAACTGCTTGCCGGTTCGGCCCCGGACGAGGCGGTGTACGTCGACAACCTGCGCCGCCGCCGCGACCTCGCGGTGCTGGTGCTGCTCGATGTCTCCGGGTCGGCGGGGGAGCCGGGCACGGTCAGCGGCAACGTGCACGAACAACAGCGCGCAGCGGCGGCCGCGCTCGTCGTCGCGCTGCACGAACTCGGTGACCGGGTGGGGCTCTACGCGTTCCGGTCCCAGGGCCGTGCCAACGTCGATCTCATTCCGGTCAAACGGTTCGACGACCGGCTCGACGTCGCGGTGATGCGCCGACTGGCCGCACTGCGGCCCGGGGCCTATTCGCGGCTGGGCGCGGCCATCCGCCACGGCACGGCGGTGATGACCGAGCAGGCCGGAACCTCCCGGCGGCTGTTGGTGGTCCTGTCCGACGGGCTGGCCTACGACCACGACTACGAGCGGAGCTACGGCGCCGCGGACGCGCGCCGGGCGCTGGCCGAGGCGCGCCGCCGGGGCATCGGATGTCTGTGCCTGACCATCGGTGCCGCCACCGACTCCGGTGAACTGCGCAGGGTGTTCGGCAGTGCCGCACACGCGTCGATCCCCAAACCGACACGGCTCGGCGACGTGATCGGGCCGCTGTTCAAGGCGGCGTTGCGCAGTGCCGACCTGCGCCGCCGGGTGGCCTGA